In Candidatus Hydrogenedens sp., a single genomic region encodes these proteins:
- the murA gene encoding UDP-N-acetylglucosamine 1-carboxyvinyltransferase has protein sequence MDKIIIHGNNPLRGKISIHGAKNAVLPLMAASILAESPCVLHNVPCLHDVFTMDKLLTQMGVQIEFTGRYMTISVPNRISPVAPYDLVRKMRASFFILGPLLARYGKARVSLPGGCAIGTRPVDIHLKGLEQLGARIRLEEGYVIAEGKLKGADIYLDFPSVGATENLMMAASRAKGTTRLFNPAQEPEIVDLANFLNKLGAKIEGAGTEVITIKGTKSLKGTEHHVIPDRIEAGTFLIAGLSTNGDVQVNNVIPEHLHTFITKLNEMGADIQIGTHSIRVKSPAKPLKAINITTLPYPGFPTDLQAQMMALFTCVEGTSIIKETVFENRFLHAAELIRMGADISLEGNTAIIRGVKQLYGAPVMASDLRASAALVIAGLMAKEGETIISRVYHLDRGYERIEERLASLGADIQRIHEE, from the coding sequence ATGGATAAAATAATAATTCACGGTAATAATCCATTACGAGGCAAAATTTCGATTCATGGAGCAAAAAATGCTGTATTACCTTTAATGGCAGCATCAATTCTTGCAGAATCTCCATGTGTTCTGCATAATGTTCCCTGCTTACATGATGTATTTACCATGGATAAATTATTGACCCAGATGGGTGTCCAGATAGAGTTTACAGGAAGATATATGACAATTTCTGTTCCTAATCGGATTTCCCCTGTAGCTCCTTACGACCTTGTTCGCAAAATGCGTGCCTCTTTTTTTATATTAGGTCCCTTATTAGCCCGATATGGCAAAGCCCGAGTATCTTTACCAGGAGGTTGTGCTATTGGAACCCGTCCCGTTGATATACATCTAAAAGGATTGGAACAATTAGGAGCCCGTATACGGTTGGAAGAAGGTTATGTTATTGCAGAAGGAAAATTAAAAGGGGCTGATATTTATTTAGATTTTCCAAGTGTTGGTGCTACTGAAAATCTTATGATGGCCGCATCTCGGGCTAAAGGGACTACTCGTTTATTCAATCCCGCACAAGAACCTGAAATAGTAGATTTAGCCAATTTTCTTAATAAACTCGGTGCTAAAATAGAAGGGGCTGGGACAGAAGTTATAACAATAAAAGGAACAAAATCTTTAAAAGGAACCGAACATCATGTCATTCCTGACCGAATTGAAGCAGGAACTTTTCTTATTGCGGGACTATCTACAAATGGCGATGTTCAGGTAAATAATGTAATCCCGGAGCATCTCCACACATTTATTACAAAACTTAATGAAATGGGTGCTGACATACAAATAGGCACACACTCTATCCGTGTTAAGTCTCCTGCTAAACCCTTAAAAGCAATCAATATAACAACTCTCCCCTATCCCGGCTTTCCGACTGACCTACAGGCACAAATGATGGCTCTTTTTACCTGTGTAGAAGGAACAAGTATTATAAAAGAGACTGTCTTTGAAAATAGGTTCCTTCATGCTGCAGAACTAATACGAATGGGCGCAGATATTAGTTTAGAAGGAAATACGGCAATTATACGCGGTGTAAAGCAACTTTATGGGGCACCGGTTATGGCTTCTGATTTAAGAGCCAGTGCTGCACTTGTGATTGCAGGGCTTATGGCTAAAGAAGGAGAAACAATTATATCTCGGGTCTATCATTTAGATAGAGGATATGAACGGATAGAAGAACGACTTGCCAGTCTTGGTGCTGACATACAGCGTATTCATGAGGAGTAA
- the secG gene encoding preprotein translocase subunit SecG encodes MLETIFSLTTFWWVLLVLVYLPCCVALITIVLLQKGKGAGFAGAFGLSPGSESVFGPKLARTLPQKLTYISAGIFMVLAILLSTISGKVGKGTAPNLVTNEISTEQSKELDALFNNKTPNTTTPVTVDNNKANTPPIETTTTPPSNNQSSAGEKSPSETPTSNQ; translated from the coding sequence ATGTTAGAAACTATCTTTTCATTAACAACATTTTGGTGGGTATTACTTGTTCTTGTATACTTACCTTGTTGTGTTGCTTTAATCACTATTGTATTACTCCAAAAAGGTAAAGGGGCAGGTTTTGCTGGTGCTTTCGGATTAAGTCCGGGTTCTGAGTCTGTTTTCGGTCCCAAATTAGCACGAACCTTACCTCAAAAACTTACCTATATCAGTGCTGGGATATTTATGGTTTTAGCCATTTTGCTTTCAACAATATCTGGTAAAGTTGGGAAAGGTACCGCTCCTAACTTAGTCACAAATGAAATTTCCACAGAACAAAGTAAGGAATTGGATGCTTTGTTTAATAATAAAACTCCCAACACAACAACTCCTGTAACCGTGGATAATAATAAAGCAAATACGCCACCTATAGAAACAACAACAACTCCTCCGAGTAACAATCAATCCTCTGCGGGAGAAAAATCTCCTTCCGAAACACCTACCTCTAATCAATAG